From one Leishmania panamensis strain MHOM/PA/94/PSC-1 chromosome 9 sequence genomic stretch:
- a CDS encoding hypothetical protein (TriTrypDB/GeneDB-style sysID: LpmP.09.1200) has product MQDEAADLPTSAAPFLEAARKWLISTPWVSAQDAAGESTATTVLCELMELSRLWHLLYTVTVQCAVQQSAPYGTQSRSVSSFSAPTSSTPMTCTAVRQRFQRLLKHSNAYVQEFYRATRNTDAILPPTTGKPAGAAPAAQASCVCVADIDAADVFWALILYASAALCWRQQRFLTTQLHADAYAEDVVSSSQGTSVRHPVHPHTSSRSSRQESMHSSLSSTTDDLIDHTPRGAAAWHEAASGAGTDSLSAALQSHYALGKVAAGDAPSSRCRSVLERLLPLLESHLSMVQLWRQPSLLAALDVLARGFIEAEDRVHASSSRDDTDNATRCPLCYAVALDNELAVEAFVHLRCYAAAYQVTEDADEDAVAQHGRQRRDGHDGAALSPFEVGWVAACRIALWNNCRASLKRLCCPPLFYSATWWPLHQGACERPGCGQQQRRLEWRRHAVLEALWVSWWRAEVWLASCPSSSEITGTTAEIARDAAGRWRSALLFMQVVLPAVEVAARDPGVDGGTTETHLNYQRANRGTLLAHLLRLPIVTRRTQPALQPRRDQKRENIHAADTYSGSVSGTVFHWLSQHGDAPLLTLLCYMLGGRVAAMAVDNAPLGRPTTALSAVKAPAETPNGPHVVRLGAVHGKDEKVGNHRSHRAALPAPETAVKGAVALISPSVGQPASTRPARSLCSSVSSVWSLHLMDTLGRNALDVACRRQHLPCVRLLLQAGLSPNSLTTLVSDKCVDSLPLPLLKLLYDPSLLEGADSSGSTPPIGLAERLQQSTCPAAAASRTLAQLAFRLWTEKVRQVSMAPQAADDEGFALDQWLRAYARCQASQDRVLRPAMAALEFDAYEPTARLVMLSVLTRKLNDWLTTTPPSVRCSASNMPVGSTVSLQGAEPSSWSFSTPSQAQPAPPSLRQVRLQHTVALRLYTQLTCPLGRTLLRRAVDARCAVCDALAARGDRVAPVPIAASATALTPSTADAASGGDEGTEVMKRRAAVNPTAASVPLVSVASSLALLEPVKSRQELRDFYERVLADAHALDARLVAEHQESISAVERSGGSKRHCRHSRTPPRHLHAYPDATTGVATVLRGLHHEPHTTFMRRAHRRDRGHDDGVSALYALAVIPSADVLHSARWVTSEESRNAQQQQSQQQSTAQRSTAGAHSVVEPTLWSFTSTPQHVWLRLPDGVDFDRLLRENGGGGFGVVADDMPPTAPVQRGDLVTFRCSCCGDGAGGLGDASARDAQQQKDLNVEERCRSPQFVVQQVFSERRTLPYLAWKSATAVDNDRQHQPPPASLVLPYAAASQRISIATNPPRDSITLHACCLPVSYVVRMTSAQLHNSHPLDWLLQTRHVATSSPRASESDLFDVLTTLQSSAEWTARWAQTVWAGYQPCWLEERMHPARDGSGTSQGPSDKVAGGAVALLGSVDSTRKCEKQPSSNNPNCCHGDNGRGAVRLTDPFFTWEDTGPADAHDRFLACDGRRSLRVRLTSTSCGAAPHETQRLSVEVDWPSRAEGCSAVATTDVVVGSATVM; this is encoded by the coding sequence ATGCAGGACGAGGCTGCTGACCTTCCCACCAGCGCAGCGCCATTCCTCGAGGCAGCGAGGAAGTGGCTCATATCTACCCCGTGGGTATCTGCTCAAGACGCAGCCGGTGAATCCACTGCCACAACGGTGCTTTGCGAACTGATGGAACTCAGTCGCCTGTGGCACCTCCTCTACACTGTGACAGTGCAGTGTGCAGTGCAGCAATCGGCACCCTACGGAACTCAGAGCCGGTCCGTCTCGTCGTTCTCAGCGCCGACAAGCAGCACACCGATGACCTGCAcggcagtgcggcagcgcttTCAGCGTTTGCTCAAGCACAGCAATGCCTACGTGCAAGAGTTTTACCGCGCCACTCGTAACACGGACGCGATTCTGCCACCCACGACTGGCAAACCTGCAGGCgcggcaccagcggcgcaggcgtcttgtgtgtgcgttgcgGACATCGACGCTGCCGACGTGTTCTGGGCGCTCATCCTGTACGCGTCGGCCGCTCTCTGTTggagacagcagcgcttcctcaCAACGCAGCTCCACGCAGACGCCTACGCTGAAGACGTAGTGAGCAGCTCCCAAGGTACGTCAGTGCGCCACCCAGTTCACCCCCACACCTCATCTCGATCGTCGCGGCAGGAGAGCATGCACTCATCACTGAGCTCCACGACGGACGACCTCATCGATCACAcgccacgcggtgcagcagcatgGCACGAAGCTGCCAGCGGTGCCGGAACGGattctctctccgctgcgctgcagtcgcactATGCGCTTGGCAAGGTCGCTGCCGGCGATGCGCCatccagccgctgccgcagcgtccTTGAGCGCCTACTGCCGCTTCTGGAAAGTCATCTCTCTATGGTACAGCTATGGCGCCAGCCGTCACTTCTCGCAGCGCTTGATGTGCTTGCACGAGGCTTCATAGAGGCGGAGGACCGCGTGCATGCCTCATCCTCACGAGACGACACGGACAACGCGACACGCTGCCCGCTGTGTTACGCCGTGGCACTGGATAATGAGCTCGCAGTGGAGGCATTCGTGCACCTTCGCTGCTACGCTGCCGCTTATCAAGTCACAGAGGATGCGGACGAAGACGCAGTAGCCCAGCacgggcggcagcgacgagacGGCCATGATGGCGCCGCGCTGAGCCCGTTCGAAGTTGGATGGGTAGCTGCATGTCGCATCGCGCTGTGGAACAACTGTCGAGCCTCGCTGAAGCGCCTGTGCTGCCCGCCCTTATTCTACTCAGCCACGTGGTGGCCGCTACATCAAGGGGCGTGCGAAAGGCCGGGgtgcgggcagcagcagcggcgtctggAATGGCGGCGACATGCGGTCCTCGAGGCTCTCTGGGTCAGTTGGTGGCGCGCAGAGGTGTGGTTGGCCTCCtgtccttcttcctccgAGATCACAGGCACCACAGCTGAAATTGCCAGGGACGCGGCAGgtcgctggcgcagcgcactgtTGTTCATGCAAGTGGTACTACCCGCTGTTGAGGTAGCTGCACGTGACCCTGGCGTCGACGGTGGTACGACAGAGACGCACTTGAACTATCAGCGAGCCAATCGCGGTACGCTTCTTGCTCATCTCCTGCGGCTGCCGATCGTAACAAGGCGCACACAGCCGGCGTTGCAGCCCCGCCGAGatcagaagagagagaacatcCACGCCGCTGACACCTACAGCGGAAGCGTCTCCGGCACGGTGTTTCACTGGCTCTCACAGCATGGGGATGCGCCGTTGCTGACTCTTCTCTGCTATATGCTCGGTGGCCGCGTCGCGGCGATGGCTGTGGACAACGCGCCCTTGGGGAGGCCGACTACCGCCCTATCCGCTGTGAAGGCACCTGCCGAAACCCCGAATGGGCCTCACGTCGTCAGACTTGGCGCCGTGCATGGGAAGGACGAGAAGGTAGGCAACCACCGCAGCCACAGAGCGGCTTTGCCGGCGCCAGAAACAGCAGTGAAGGGTGCTGTGGCATTAATTAGTCCCTCGGTGGGCCAGCCGGCCTCCACACGCCCGGCTCGAAGCTTGTGCAGCTCCGTCTCTTCCGTATGGAGCTTACACCTGATGGACACGCTCGGCCGAAATGCCCTCGATGTCGCATGCAGGCGTCAGCATCtgccgtgtgtgcgcctcctttTGCAGGCGGGGCTATCACCGAACTCCCTCACAACCCTCGTGTCCGACAAGTGCGTTGACtctctgccactgccgtTGCTCAAGCTGCTCTACgacccctcccttctcgaGGGAGCGgacagcagtggcagtaCGCCGCCCATAGGACTGGCGGAGCGTCTGCAGCAGTCGACTTGccccgccgcggctgcctctCGCACCCTGGCGCAGCTCGCGTTCCGGCTGTGGACCGAGAAAGTGCGGCAGGTATCCATGGCCCCGCAGGCAGCCGATGACGAGGGCTTTGCGCTGGATCAGTGGCTCCGTGCCTACGCGCGGTGCCAAGCGTCCCAGGATCGCGTCTTACGGCCCGCGATGGCAGCACTGGAGTTCGACGCCTACGAGCCCACTGCCCGCCTTGTTATGTTGTCCGTACTGACGCGTAAGCTGAACGACTGGTTGACCACCACGCCACCGTCcgtgcgctgcagtgcgAGTAACATGCCGGTGGGCAGTACCGTCAGCCTGCAAGGTGCTGAGCCGTCGAGTTGGTCCTtttccaccccctcccagGCGCAGCCGGCGCCACCCTCCCTTCGGCAAGTGCGTCTGCAGCATACGGTCGCGCTGCGTCTGTACACGCAGCTTACGTGCCCACTTGGTCGCACGTTGCTGCGTCGCGCTGTTGACGCGCGGTGTGCCGTGTGTGATGCCCTCGCCGCACGCGGGGATAGGGTAGCCCCTGTACccatcgccgcctctgccactgcGCTCACTCCATCGACTGCTGACGCGGCgagtggcggcgacgagggAACCGAGGTCATGAAGAGGCGCGCGGCAGTGAATCCCACCGCAGCGTCCGTGCCGCTGGTTTCAGTGGCCTCGTCGCTTGCGCTATTGGAGCCCGTCAAGTCTCGCCAGGAGCTGCGGGACTTCTACGAGCGCGTCCTTGCGGACGCCCACGCTCTCGACGCACGTCTTGTCGCCGAGCATCAGGAGAGCATATCTGCAGTGGAGAGAAGTGGTGGATCGAAacggcactgccgccacagTAGAACTCCTCCGCGGCACCTGCACGCCTACCCGGATGCTACTACTGGAGTCGCAACTGTGCTACGTGGACTTCATCATGAGCCCCACACAACCTTCATGCGACGTGCCCACCGACGCGATAGAGGACACGATGACGGTGTGTCCGCCCTCTACGCTCTAGCCGTGATCCCGTCCGCGGATGTGTTGCACTCAGCACGCTGGGTAACCAGCGAAGAGTCGCGAAATgcccaacagcagcagtcgcagcagcaatcaacggcgcagcgctccaccgcaggcgcacacagcgtCGTTGAACCGACGCTGTGGAGCTTCACGAGCACGCCACAGCATGTCTGGCTGCGACTGCCAGACGGAGTCGACTTTGACCGTCTCTTACGCGAAAATGGAGGTGGTGGCTTTGGAGTGGTCGCCGACGATATGCCGCCCacggcgccggtgcagcgTGGCGACCTCGTCACAtttcgctgcagctgctgcggtgatggCGCCGGTGGATTGGGTGATGCCTCAGCGAGggacgcgcagcagcagaaggacCTGAACGTAGaagagcgctgccgcagtccGCAGTTCGTTGTTCAGCAAGTCTTCTCGGAGCGGCGCACGCTACCATACCTCGCGTGGAAGAGCGCGACGGCAGTGGACAACGACCGCCAGCACCAGCCGCCTCCTGCAAGTCTGGTGCTCCCGTACGCTGCGGCGTCTCAGCGCATAAGCATCGCCACAAATCCACCCCGGGATAGCATCACACTGCACGCCTGCTGCTTGCCGGTGTCTTACGTCGTGCGGATGACGTCTGCGCAGCTACACAACAGCCACCCACTCGACTGGCTACTGCAGACACGTCATGTTGCCACGTCTTCTCCGCGTGCCTCTGAATCGGACTTGTTCGACGTGCTCACGACGTTACAGTCGAGCGCGGAGTGGACTGCGCGGTGGGCACAGACGGTTTGGGCAGGCTACCAACCGTGTTGGCTGGAGGAGAGGATGCACCCAGCCCGTGACGGCAGTGGCACCTCTCAAGGTCCCAGCGACAAGGTGGCGGGGggtgctgtggcgctgcttgGCAGCGTCGATAGCACACGCAAGTGCGAGAAACAACCAAGCAGTAACAACCCAAATTGTTGTCACGGAGACAACGGACGCGGTGCTGTACGCCTTACGGATCCCTTCTTCACTTGGGAGGACACCGGCCCTGCCGACGCCCACGACCGTTTCCTCGCCTGTGATGGGCGGCGCTCTCTGCGCGTTCGTTTGACCTCGacgagctgcggcgctgcaccacacGAGACGCAGCGTCTGTCTGTCGAGGTGGACTGGCCTTCTCGAGCGGAGGGGTGCAGCGCGGTGGCCACCACCGATGTGGTAGTGGGCAGTGCCACAGTCATGTGA
- a CDS encoding hypothetical protein (TriTrypDB/GeneDB-style sysID: LpmP.09.1170) gives MSNEEVFRITNVSGYSVEIPLATAKELLGMLDMDQVFRAARAGADDTDESADADDYDAEPLKAEGMEYSKEVLDVVRSYALLPSDERTNNIPRPLTQDLRSVVHAGEMELVEKAEREDYLVDLLNCALFLRFSQLSALCAAYIAVRIDEIAKAAPDIMEGAERIRKFLHMQNEWTEEEMGHLRREMEYAKSVDPNVY, from the coding sequence ATGTCGAATGAGGAAGTCTTCCGTATCACTAACGTCAGCGGGTACTCGGTGGAAATCCCGCTGGCGACGgcgaaggagctgctggGTATGCTAGATATGGACCAGGTATTCCGCGCGGCACGGGCTGGTGCTGATGACACAGACGAGTCGGCGGACGCGGACGACTACGACGCGGAGCCACTGAAGGCAGAGGGAATGGAGTACAGCAAGGAAGTGCTCGACGTTGTTCGCTCGTACGCATTGCTCCCCTCCGATGAGCGCACAAACAACATCCCGCGTCCCCTCACGCAGGACCTGCGGAGCGTAGTGCACGCGGGAGAGATGGAACTGGtagagaaggcggagagagaggactaCCTCGTCGACCTGCTCAATTGCGCGCTGTTTCTGCGCTTCTCTCAACTGTCCGCGCTGTGCGCCGCCTACATCGCTGTCCGCATTGACGAGATCGCGAAGGCGGCACCGGACATCATGGAGGGCGCTGAGCGCATTCGCAAATTCCTGCACATGCAGAACGAGTGGACCGAGGAAGAAATGGGCCACCTGCGGCGCGAGATGGAGTACGCCAAGTCGGTGGACCCCAACGTGTACTGA
- a CDS encoding hypothetical protein (TriTrypDB/GeneDB-style sysID: LpmP.09.1180), translating to MHSSTASRSKQAKCHPTADGAAAATRPTTAARKTVFKMQKTSPVVAATLSSPKTLQAPKEPIITIISSDGEAFSLSPSSITHSHLLEGAVRRWTEVYQANVQVPTGTFGRATGALCTPTDASSDDATADDLEETPDENYIARFYEETASDVTATSGVLEEVNSSGAAGSSVAALSLDRGIDDDDTTSRHRQERPRVIRKACALSNEEEDAHHPKRGATSVSRRAAGDATNNVRGVDSGDTDSDRTVSLLPSSAEGSMSNTSSPLKLHSNGGTPTRFSDAVGVVTEVAGAAPPNHVLPPGPPMRMPASPKLTASLRRSPAALTAPASRGSRLSPLALLDTNQSTPSVLSGEEGEEGEEEQGSGGSGAGAGGAKPPSRDSRNLGDEGLDDVAVTSSSYRLPSPSVGLATITASAVPNGRGPPHHKDPVVSRTAAFASHAPSSPGGGRSKNRQCSSTVVQVSAAEADDHFDQTAKGDACKTGTAAAAAAMTSTGSVRSGGSRPSKPSTPSEWNSPSSCHQRTPCMTDEDDVGAMMSEDGVGAKSSTPTKHGPSQTDCVGGSSLVNRPQPAPGAGGGTTAPLPPPTERTPLTSATHFTASAGAAAMAALATNTSGADAVAADPLKSSLVYDDGICITSGAIVFDLVRSSSRCESPRSRGAAAAAPVAKSVASATSAPPTATASTVSIRSSTLLVCIKYMKHFAETEAQAAADKAAAGKHCKRRRRKLRRSRHGNGSSGDDDDNDSSATGSSSSSSRVISGSSSNSSDRDDHNTEEASTASDSSFNPMSIESRSDGDAAGKGSLAGNARGATPGTSASTPGGPAVIPAPLTTPLVALLSPWEKNFLYMDVLGAPEAVLAAAAAILDVYPDFDYVSPSMPLGDAKVKAALMTPPPPPEGVQTLMEVMAAAKQLQIDPLHALCAGWLADFVIRVSYGAADNFEAAHLIRQCLRVPSDWSRRETDCLKIENEWPTNEEAE from the coding sequence ATGCACAGTAGTACGGCAAGCAgaagcaagcaagcaaagTGTCATCCTACAGCAGAcggggcggcagcagcgacaaggcCTACGACGGCCGCGAGAAAGACCGTCTTCAAAATGCAGAAGACGTCGCCTGTAGTGGCTGCGACGTTGTCGTCACCCAAAACGCTGCAGGCGCCCAAGGAGCCCATCATTACCATCATCTCGAGTGACGGGGAGGCCTTCTCGCTGAGCCCCAGCAGCATCACCCACTCGCACCTGCTCGAAGGCGCCGTGCGCAGGTGGACGGAGGTCTATCAAGCAAACGTGCAGGTCCCGACCGGCACATTCGGCAGAGCTACAGGCGCGCTCTGCACCCCAACAGATGCAAGCAGCGATGACGCCACGGCGGATGACCTTGAGGAGACGCCAGATGAAAACTACATTGCCCGCTTCTACGAAGAAACTGCAAGTGATGTGACGGCGACGAGCGGCGTATTGGAGGAAGTAAatagcagcggtgctgccggcagCAGTGTCGCAGCATTGTCGCTAGACAGAGGCattgacgacgacgacacgaCATCCAGGCACCGGCAGGAGCGCCCGCGTGTGATTCGAAAGGCATGCGCCCTATCCaatgaagaagaggacgCGCATCACCCCAAGAGAGGGGCGACGTCGGTGTCGAGACGAGCCGCCGGCGATGCGACTAACAACGTGCGCGGTGTCGACAGCGGGGACACCGACTCAGACCGCACCGTCAGCCTGTTGCCGTCCTCTGCGGAAGGCTCTATGTCCAACACATCAAGCCCGCTCAAGTTgcacagcaacggcggcactCCCACGCGGTTCAGTGATGCGGTAGGGGTAGTAACCGAGGTGGCCGGAGCCGCACCCCCCAACCATGTGCTTCCCCCAGGCCCCCCCatgcggatgccggcgtcACCGAAGCTGACAGCATCGTTGCGCCGCTCCCCTGCCGCACTCACCGCTCCCGCCAGCCGCGGATCGCGTCTGTCTCCGTTGGCGCTGTTGGATACTAACCAGTCGACACCGAGCGTTCTCAGCGGTgaggaaggcgaagaaggggaagaagaacagggcagcggtgggagcggtgccggtgcgggAGGGGCTAAGCCACCTTCCCGTGACTCGCGCAACCTAGGAGATGAGGGATTAGACGACGTAGCAGTTACCTCGTCCTCCTACAGGTTACCGTCGCCGTCAGTGGGCCttgccaccatcaccgcctctgcAGTGCCGAATGGCCGAGGGCCGCCGCATCACAAGGACCCAGTCGTCTCAAGAACGGCCGCTTTCGCCTCCCACGCGCCCTCCTCGCCTggtggcggccgcagcaAGAACCgtcagtgcagcagcaccgttgTCCAGGTCAGTGCAGCCGAGGCGGACGACCACTTCGATCAGACCGCCAAGGGAGATGCGTGTAAGACGggcaccgcggcggcagcagcagcgatgaccTCTACTGGAAGTGTtcgcagtggcggcagccgtCCCAGCAAGCCCTCCACACCATCCGAGTGGAACTCTCCCAGTAGCTGCCACCAACGCACTCCGTGCATGacggacgaggacgacgtcgGAGCAATGATGAGCGAAGACGGAGTCGGCGCGAAGAGTAGCACTCCAACCAAGCACGGGCCAAGCCAAACGGATTGCGTTGGCGGCTCCTCACTTGTCAACAGGCCCCAGCCCGCTcctggagctggaggaggcaccacagctcctctgccgcccccGACAGAGCGCACGCCGCTGACCTCTGCCACACACTTCACCGCGTCAGCCGGTGCGGCCGCGATGGCTGCCCTAGCCACCAACAcaagcggcgccgacgctgtGGCTGCAGACCCCCTTAAGAGCAGCCTTGTCTACGACGACGGCATTTGCATCACATCGGGCGCCATTGTGTTTGACCTCGTGCGGtcttcctctcgctgtgAGTCGCCGAGATCCAGgggagctgcagccgcggcgccagTCGCCAAATCGGTCGCtagcgccaccagcgcacCACCCACAGCAACCGCTTCTACCGTCAGTATCCGATCCTCTACGCTGCTCGTGTGCATCAAGTACATGAAACACTTTGCAGAGACGGAGGCACAGGCAGCCGCTGATAAAGCCGCAGCTGGTAAGCACTGTAAACGCCGGCGCCGCAAGCTTCGGCGTAGCCGCCACGGCAATGGAAGCAGCGGGGATGACGACGAtaacgacagcagcgcgacgggctcctcctcctcttcctcaagGGTCATATCAGGGTCCTCCTCGAACAGTAGCGACAGGGACGACCACAACACTGAGGAAGCTTCCACGGCCAGCGACTCATCCTTCAATCCAATGTCCATCGAATCGAGGTCAGATGGGGATGCGGCGGGGAAGGGCTCCCTAGCTGGCAACGCGCGCGGCGCCACACCCGGCACCTCGGCGTCGACTCCCGGTGGGCCCGCCGTCATTCCGGCGCCTCTCACAACACCGCTAGTGGCGCTTCTCTCCCCGTGGGAGAAGAATTTTCTCTACATGGACGTGCTTGGCGCACCCGAGGCGGtgctcgctgcagcggccgccaTCTTAGACGTCTATCCGGACTTCGATTACGTCTCTCCGAGCATGCCCCTGGGAGACGCAAAGGTGAAGGCGGCTCTCATGaccccgccgccaccaccggaGGGGGTCCAGACGCTTATGGAAGTCATGGCTGCGGCGAAGCAGCTTCAGATTGACCCTCTGCACGCCCTCTGTGCCGGGTGGTTGGCGGACTTCGTGATTCGTGTTTCGTACGGTGCAGCGGACAACTTCGAGGCGGCGCACCTTATTCGGCAGTGTCTACGCGTGCCGAGTGACTGGAGCCGGCGGGAGACGGACTGCCTGAAAATCGAGAATGAGTGGCCGACgaacgaggaggcggagtaG
- a CDS encoding hypothetical protein (TriTrypDB/GeneDB-style sysID: LpmP.09.1190) — protein sequence MSNPEASKAAAEPSPMSFSARAPQERSPGEVVVPAPIQRFYSQFIALLIQQGRRGPSATAAPVSTPSAPSQHHSASIIDGQADTEDDALRRLTRVQEDMLGSLLWQWLTLFSLAVQPVGDTPRERSPASSAMAVASAVRSMSPSHALGPHDVERLFHTGFFSLLPVAARGGGAGDFNGSRLPPADSPAPWHSAPLAEYEEPARVLVAALSSLSRHGPLFSSWCALCYTCVGTSLAVDTSPSSLEKGPATMNRSKSRFSTAEAATRRALRRLRHAWSSAVALLDAVTEDSSRPGTLSAQRSVDACATVQLWASTYTTCATSGSAVKALPIVEEKGSGTGEPQPPPLSLSLWAAQWYHECTRIAAHGADEGFHAEEAGVPVVLVTRVMRYMCHRLEAEVVRCARQHGHTGTAERTAHLLTPPFSDPNVSIPFRLTLRIGALTALALQSPMRHVDYDTDRRGGAAKHSDGIKGSGLRRRRRRAWNVGADNNSDTDDSLGNPYCGGGGERIWCERTDAQSGVSRFILSHQKRFEVPIASGVLTTYSMCLADDKVAQPADHRYIPRLTGEQYLRNGTVHWWTLSDSQRRRQPMAEAWKTPS from the coding sequence ATGAGCAACCCTGAGGCGTCaaaggcggcagcagagccgTCACCCATGTCGTTCTCGGCTCGGGCCCCGCAGGAACGATCGCCCGGTGAGGTCGTTGTGCCCGCACCGATCCAGCGCTTCTACAGCCAATTCATAGCACTCCTCATCCAACAGGGCCGCCGTGGTccatcagcaacagcagcgccagtgtCGACCCCCTCTGCCCCATCtcagcaccacagcgcctccATTATCGACGGCCAAGCTGATACCGAAGACGACGCACTGCGCCGCCTTACCCGTGTGCAGGAAGACATGCTCGGGTCGCTGCTCTGGCAGTGGCTGACCCTTTTCTCTCTAGCTGTGCAACCGGTGGGAGACACACCTCGAGAGCGCAGTCCTGCTTCTTCCGCGATGGCAGTTGCGTCCGCCGTGCGCTCAATGTCGCCATCGCACGCGCTTGGGCCACACGATGTGGAGCGACTCTTTCACACCGggttcttctctctcctgccgGTGGCTGCgaggggcggtggtgctggtgacTTCAACGGCAGCCGGCTGCCCCCTGCGGACTCGCCTGCACCCTGGCACAGCGCGCCGCTTGCAGAATACGAGGAGCCCGCGAGGGTTCTCGTAGCTGCGCTCAGTTCCCTTAGCCGCCATGGTCCACTCTTCAGTTCGTGGTGTGCTCTGTGCtacacgtgtgtgggcaCATCGCTGGCGGTGGACACATCGCCGAGCAGTTTGGAAAAGGGACCTGCGACCATGAACCGCTCTAAGAGCCGCTTCTccacagcagaggcagctACCCGAAGAGCTCTGCGACGCCTTCGCCACGCGTGGAGCTCAGCCGTCGCACTCTTGGACGCGGTGACGGAGGACTCGAGCCGGCCGGGTACGTTGTCGGCGCAAAGGAGCGTTGACGCGTGCGCCACAGTTCAGCTATGGGCATCGACGTATACGACGTGTGCGACGTCTGGCTCGGCCGTCAAGGCACTGCCGAtcgtggaggagaaaggcagcgGAACCGGTGAGCCACAGCCCCCgccgctttccctctccctctgggCGGCGCAGTGGTACCACGAGTGCACTCGCATCGCCGCGCATGGCGCGGATGAAGGCTTTCATGCCGAGGAAGCAGGGGTGCCCGTGGTACTCGTGACTCGCGTCATGCGCTACATGTGCCACCGCCTCGAAGCCGAAGTAGTGAGGTGTGCCCGACAGCATGGTCACACAGGGACTGCAGAGAGGACAGCGCATCTGCTCACCCCGCCCTTCTCTGACCCCAACGTCTCGATCCCCTTTCGGCTGACGCTCCGTATTGGAGCCTTAACAGCCCTCGCCCTGCAGTCCCCCATGCGCCACGTCGACTACGATACAGATCGCCGCGGCGGGGCGGCAAAGCACTCTGATGGCATCAAAGGCTCtgggctgcggcggcgccggcggcgtgcGTGGAACGTGGGTGCcgacaacaacagcgatACCGACGACAGTCTGGGAAACCCGtactgtggcggtggtggagagaggaTTTGGTGCGAGCGCACCGACGCGCAGAGCGGCGTCTCGCGCTTCATCCTCAGCCATCAGAAGCGGTTTGAAGTGCCTATCGCCTCTGGGGTGCTTACTACCTACTCCATGTGCCTTGCCGACGACAAAGTGGCGCAGCCAGCTGACCACCGCTACATCCCTCGCCTAACGGGCGAGCAGTATCTCCGCAACGGCACAGTGCACTGGTGGACACTGAGTGAttcgcagcggcgccggcagcccATGGCGGAAGCTTGGAAGACGCCATCGTAA